Proteins from a single region of Aerococcus viridans:
- a CDS encoding DsbA family protein, with protein sequence MEITIWSDFVCPFCYIGQAHLERAMDNFAHADEITIEHKSFELMPGAKYDPNKNFYESFADLKGTTPEEAKQMNDQVKQMAATTGLDFNFDIMKMADTMPAHRVFQYAKTQGKDDEYFKAFYTAYFEQGALISDEDTIISLSESVGLDGDKVREILASEDEFKAETTADIFHAGEVGVQGVPFFVFNNKYAVHGAQPVEVFQQVLDQVYAEEQEA encoded by the coding sequence ATGGAAATTACCATTTGGTCTGACTTTGTATGTCCATTCTGCTACATTGGACAAGCACATTTAGAACGCGCAATGGACAACTTTGCCCACGCTGATGAAATTACAATTGAGCACAAATCATTTGAATTAATGCCTGGTGCAAAATATGATCCAAATAAGAACTTCTACGAATCATTTGCTGACTTAAAAGGCACTACACCTGAAGAAGCGAAACAAATGAATGACCAAGTCAAACAAATGGCAGCTACTACTGGCTTAGACTTCAATTTTGATATCATGAAAATGGCAGATACCATGCCAGCCCACCGTGTATTCCAATATGCGAAGACACAAGGCAAAGATGACGAATACTTCAAAGCATTCTACACTGCATATTTTGAACAAGGTGCTTTAATCAGCGATGAAGACACTATTATTAGCTTGTCTGAATCTGTTGGTTTAGACGGCGACAAAGTCCGTGAGATTTTAGCCAGCGAAGACGAATTCAAAGCTGAAACTACTGCTGACATCTTCCATGCCGGTGAAGTTGGCGTCCAAGGTGTACCATTCTTTGTATTCAATAATAAATATGCTGTACATGGGGCCCAACCTGTTGAAGTATTCCAACAAGTTTTAGACCAAGTATACGCGGAAGAACAAGAAGCATAA
- the lctO gene encoding L-lactate oxidase, whose amino-acid sequence MNNNDIEYNAPTEVKYIDVVNTYDLEEEASKVVPHGGFNYIAGASGDEWTKRANDRAWKHKLLYPRLAQDVEAPDTSTEILGHKIKAPFIMAPIAAHGLAHATKEAGTARAVSEFGTIMSISAYSGATFEEISEGLNGGPRWFQIYMAKDDQQNRDILDEAKADGATAIILTADSTVSGNRDRDVKNKFVYPFGMPIVQRYLRGTAEGMSLNNIYGASKQKISPRDIEEIAAHSGLPVFVKGIQHPEDADMAIKAGASGIWVSNHGARQLYEAPGSFDTLPAIAERVNKRVPIVFDSGVRRGEHVAKALASGADVVALGRPVLFGLALGGWQGAYSVLDYFQKDLTRVMQLTGSQNVEDLKGLDLFDNPHGYEY is encoded by the coding sequence ATGAATAACAATGACATTGAATATAATGCACCTACTGAGGTGAAGTACATTGATGTTGTCAATACTTACGACTTAGAAGAAGAAGCAAGTAAAGTGGTACCACATGGTGGTTTTAACTATATTGCCGGTGCATCTGGTGATGAGTGGACTAAACGCGCTAATGACCGTGCTTGGAAACATAAATTACTATACCCCCGTCTAGCACAAGATGTTGAAGCGCCCGATACAAGTACTGAAATTTTAGGTCATAAAATTAAAGCCCCATTCATCATGGCACCAATTGCTGCGCATGGCTTAGCCCACGCTACTAAAGAAGCAGGTACTGCACGTGCCGTTTCAGAATTTGGTACAATCATGTCCATCTCAGCTTATTCTGGTGCAACATTTGAAGAAATTTCTGAAGGCTTAAATGGCGGACCTCGTTGGTTCCAAATCTACATGGCTAAAGATGACCAACAAAACCGTGATATCTTAGATGAAGCAAAAGCTGATGGTGCAACTGCTATTATCCTTACAGCTGACTCAACTGTTTCTGGTAACCGCGACCGTGATGTGAAGAATAAATTCGTTTATCCATTTGGTATGCCAATTGTTCAACGATACTTACGTGGTACAGCAGAAGGTATGTCATTAAACAATATCTACGGTGCTTCAAAACAAAAAATCTCACCAAGAGATATTGAGGAAATTGCCGCTCATTCTGGATTACCAGTATTTGTTAAAGGTATTCAACATCCTGAAGATGCAGATATGGCAATCAAAGCTGGTGCATCAGGTATCTGGGTATCTAACCACGGTGCTCGTCAATTATATGAAGCTCCTGGTTCATTTGACACCCTTCCAGCTATTGCAGAACGTGTTAACAAACGTGTACCAATCGTCTTTGATTCAGGTGTACGTCGTGGTGAACACGTTGCCAAAGCGCTAGCTTCAGGTGCAGACGTTGTTGCTTTAGGTCGCCCAGTCTTATTTGGTTTAGCTTTAGGTGGCTGGCAAGGTGCTTACTCAGTACTTGACTACTTCCAAAAAGACTTAACACGTGTAATGCAATTAACAGGCTCACAAAATGTGGAGGACTTGAAAGGTCTAGATTTATTCGATAACCCACACGGTTATGAATACTAG
- a CDS encoding NCS2 family permease gives MEEFFQLKENGSNFSTELIAGLSTFFAMSYIIFVNPAILSQTGMPYQGVFLATIISSALATLFIGLFANVPYALAPGMGLNAFFTYTVVFSLGFTWQEALAMVFICGLFNIFITVTKFRQLIIKAIPDSLQHAIGAGVGLFVAYIGVKNAGFINFTTEAANITAVNGQPFDATQSVFEGGLATINSTGSTLPAISTFTDQTSLLALFGLILTIILLLKNVKGAILIGIVAVSAIYVILNPAVLATVNFDQSGLGAAFQDLGVTFGAAFGQEGLLSLFSDPSRYPLVIMTIFAFSLSDVFDTIGTFIGTGRASGIFTKEDIDNMDQSSVMNTKLDKALFGDVVGTSLGAVFGTSNTTVYAESTVGISLGGRTGLTSVFVAIAFFLCAFISPFVGLVPSAATAPALIIVGIMMMSAIREIDWTSLEVAIPAFFASVFMAYAYSISYGIAAGFITYCIVKVALGKTKEIHPILWAASFLFLANFIILAMI, from the coding sequence ATAGAGGAATTTTTCCAATTGAAGGAAAATGGGTCAAACTTTTCAACGGAATTGATTGCCGGTTTATCAACCTTCTTTGCAATGAGTTACATTATTTTTGTAAACCCAGCAATTTTATCTCAAACGGGTATGCCTTACCAAGGAGTATTCTTAGCCACCATCATTTCATCAGCTTTAGCGACATTATTTATCGGATTATTTGCTAACGTACCTTACGCATTAGCACCAGGTATGGGATTAAATGCTTTCTTTACTTATACAGTAGTTTTCTCACTAGGCTTTACTTGGCAAGAAGCATTGGCAATGGTATTTATCTGTGGTTTATTCAACATCTTCATCACAGTAACTAAATTCCGTCAATTAATTATTAAAGCAATTCCAGACTCATTACAACATGCAATTGGAGCTGGTGTTGGTCTATTCGTTGCTTACATTGGTGTTAAAAATGCTGGTTTCATCAACTTTACAACTGAAGCAGCAAACATCACAGCTGTTAACGGTCAACCATTTGATGCCACTCAATCTGTTTTTGAAGGTGGCTTGGCTACAATCAACTCAACTGGTTCAACACTTCCAGCGATTTCAACTTTTACAGATCAAACCTCATTATTAGCTTTATTCGGTTTAATCTTAACCATCATTTTATTATTAAAAAATGTAAAAGGGGCAATATTAATCGGAATCGTTGCTGTTTCAGCAATCTACGTTATTTTAAACCCAGCTGTTTTAGCCACCGTTAACTTTGACCAATCTGGTTTAGGCGCAGCCTTCCAAGACTTAGGTGTAACTTTCGGTGCTGCTTTTGGTCAAGAAGGCTTACTTTCACTTTTCTCTGATCCATCTCGTTACCCATTAGTGATCATGACAATCTTTGCCTTCTCATTATCTGACGTATTCGATACAATCGGTACCTTCATCGGAACTGGTCGAGCATCAGGTATCTTCACTAAAGAAGACATCGACAACATGGACCAATCAAGCGTCATGAACACTAAACTAGATAAAGCACTTTTTGGTGACGTTGTTGGTACTTCATTAGGTGCGGTCTTCGGTACTTCAAATACAACTGTTTATGCTGAATCTACTGTAGGTATTTCATTAGGTGGCCGTACAGGTTTAACGTCTGTATTTGTTGCTATTGCTTTCTTCTTATGTGCTTTCATCTCACCTTTCGTTGGTTTAGTACCAAGTGCTGCAACTGCACCAGCCTTAATTATCGTTGGTATTATGATGATGTCAGCTATTCGTGAGATTGACTGGACTAGCTTAGAGGTTGCAATTCCTGCCTTCTTCGCTTCAGTATTTATGGCTTATGCTTACTCAATCTCATATGGTATTGCAGCAGGTTTCATCACTTACTGCATCGTGAAAGTAGCACTAGGGAAAACAAAGGAAATTCACCCCATCTTATGGGCTGCATCATTCTTGTTCTTAGCTAATTTCATCATCTTGGCCATGATCTAA
- a CDS encoding alpha-amylase family glycosyl hydrolase — MAKVTNLTLRHKTLYKLFVRNFTKEGTFKSIIPELQRLKDLGVDIILLQSIFPTTDLRVADNLEGNPMIVKNISEVSQQYGSLDDFQELVDSIHEMGMQVMLNLQLFHLAKDSELVKEHPEYFLHNEQGEMISRLDIYDSSYDLDYTNPKLWDYIIENLKYWAKFVDGFAANHAQLVRPEFWASARAEVEDVHPYFYWVAATMPLSILTKLQQMNMLYWTEGELYPNFDVVDQIPGAFYKNRFYHGDMSLENFVGTLNYQELMLPNTYVSMRSLEFEEFPRFAEFVKPGSELENWTAFSFFQKGIASVFMGQEYGSKERFNFQSGETINWAINQDLTPLINRMSQIKKREVCKSGYYTIMPAGNSTVVLSYHYYTQHLFGIFKLKEEEQVAEIELGIPDGEYKDEISKANYQVVNGRVTFGEKPVVISYEGDMRLPEYFKKDGGNA; from the coding sequence ATGGCTAAAGTAACGAATTTAACGTTACGTCACAAAACGTTGTATAAGTTATTTGTTCGCAATTTTACAAAAGAAGGGACTTTCAAATCGATTATTCCAGAGCTTCAACGTTTAAAAGATTTGGGCGTAGACATTATTTTACTGCAGTCTATTTTTCCAACTACTGACTTGAGGGTTGCTGATAATTTGGAAGGTAATCCAATGATCGTGAAAAATATCTCTGAGGTTTCCCAGCAGTATGGGAGCCTAGATGATTTTCAAGAATTAGTGGATAGTATCCATGAGATGGGTATGCAAGTGATGTTAAACCTACAATTATTCCATTTAGCAAAGGATTCGGAGTTAGTTAAAGAACATCCTGAATATTTCCTACATAATGAACAGGGTGAAATGATTTCTCGATTGGACATCTATGATAGTTCATACGATTTAGACTATACCAACCCTAAATTATGGGATTACATCATTGAAAATCTAAAATATTGGGCTAAATTTGTGGATGGGTTTGCGGCAAACCATGCCCAACTAGTTCGTCCTGAATTTTGGGCATCAGCACGGGCTGAAGTGGAGGATGTTCATCCATATTTCTATTGGGTGGCTGCGACCATGCCATTATCAATCCTAACGAAGTTACAGCAAATGAATATGCTTTATTGGACAGAAGGGGAATTATATCCTAACTTTGACGTAGTTGATCAAATTCCAGGTGCTTTCTATAAAAATCGTTTTTATCATGGAGATATGTCCTTGGAAAATTTTGTTGGTACCTTAAATTACCAAGAGTTGATGTTGCCAAATACATACGTAAGTATGCGTTCTTTAGAATTTGAGGAATTCCCACGCTTTGCAGAATTTGTTAAACCAGGTAGTGAACTAGAAAATTGGACAGCTTTTTCCTTTTTCCAAAAAGGGATAGCTAGCGTATTTATGGGGCAGGAGTATGGATCAAAGGAACGATTTAACTTCCAAAGCGGTGAAACGATTAACTGGGCTATTAATCAAGATTTAACCCCGTTGATCAATCGTATGTCACAAATTAAGAAACGAGAAGTATGTAAGAGTGGCTATTATACGATTATGCCTGCTGGAAATTCAACAGTGGTACTTTCTTACCATTATTATACGCAGCATTTGTTTGGTATTTTCAAATTGAAAGAAGAAGAACAAGTTGCTGAAATTGAACTGGGTATACCTGATGGAGAATATAAAGATGAAATTTCTAAAGCTAATTATCAGGTTGTGAATGGTCGTGTAACGTTTGGGGAGAAGCCAGTTGTCATTTCATATGAAGGTGATATGAGACTGCCAGAATATTTTAAAAAAGATGGAGGAAATGCATAG
- a CDS encoding Cof-type HAD-IIB family hydrolase, whose translation MYKLIAFDIDGTLVNSKKEVSQATKEALHKLHDAGIHVVISSGRPYKGVLLNADLVGREIVPFVSCFNGGLVKEVATDRTVFSHALTNGELQSWVELAKAHDLDVHAHDDQYVIVQDAPKDQYVDVESTLNEMPIRTVDFFDGEVTAPKVMITAEPGKLDTFIATLDPELFEKYSIMKSEPFFLEIMPKGVDKGEALAKLAESLGIDQSETMAFGDQANDLSMIKWAGCGVAMGNAIDELKDNAQYVTASNDDEGIAKALEKLVFAAE comes from the coding sequence ATGTATAAATTAATCGCATTTGATATTGATGGGACTTTAGTAAATTCAAAAAAAGAGGTGTCTCAAGCGACCAAAGAAGCGCTTCATAAATTGCATGATGCGGGTATCCATGTAGTTATCTCATCAGGTCGGCCTTATAAAGGCGTACTATTAAATGCAGATTTAGTTGGCCGTGAGATCGTACCATTTGTTTCTTGTTTTAATGGTGGCTTAGTAAAAGAAGTAGCAACTGATCGTACTGTCTTTTCACATGCCTTAACCAACGGTGAATTACAAAGTTGGGTTGAATTAGCAAAGGCACACGATTTAGATGTGCATGCCCACGATGATCAATATGTGATTGTACAAGATGCACCTAAAGATCAATATGTAGATGTTGAGTCTACATTGAATGAGATGCCAATCAGAACAGTTGATTTCTTTGATGGGGAAGTTACGGCACCAAAAGTGATGATTACTGCTGAACCAGGAAAATTAGATACTTTTATCGCAACATTGGACCCTGAATTGTTCGAAAAATACTCGATCATGAAATCTGAGCCATTCTTCTTAGAAATTATGCCAAAAGGCGTTGACAAAGGAGAAGCTTTAGCTAAGTTAGCAGAAAGCTTAGGTATTGATCAAAGTGAAACAATGGCCTTTGGTGATCAAGCGAATGATTTATCCATGATTAAATGGGCTGGTTGTGGGGTTGCGATGGGTAATGCAATTGATGAATTAAAAGACAATGCCCAATACGTAACAGCATCCAATGATGATGAAGGGATTGCAAAAGCATTAGAAAAATTGGTCTTCGCCGCAGAATAA
- the tkt gene encoding transketolase has translation MFDNTDILATNAIRALSTDMVDKANSGHPGLPLGAAPMAYALWSKHLRQNPQHSKWTNRDRFVLSAGHGSAMLYSLLHLSGFDVSLEDTKNFRQFASKTPGHPEVHVTDGVEATTGPLGQGFANAVGMAMAEAHDAAVYNKDGFNVVDHFTYTLVGDGDLMEGVTQEAASLAGHLKLNKLIALYDSNDISLDGPTSKAFTENVGDRFKAYGWEHILVKDGNDLDAINTAIEQAKANTVQPTLIEIKTIIGFGAEKQGTSGVHGAPLGAEGSTFAKRKFGWTYDAFDIPQEVYDRFNEVVASRGQSEEEAWNKLFADYKAAYPDLAAQYERAYAGKLPEGWEANIPVYEVGQAAASRKTSQAAIQEIGKALPEFWGGSADLSSSNNTMNDADEEFQAGSYQGRNIWYGVREFAMAAAMNGIALHGGSKTYAGTFFVFSDYLRPAVRLAAISKLPVTYVFTHDSIGVGEDGPTHEPVEQLASFRAMHNVNVVRPADGNEVGVAWKLALESEETPTMLVLSRQDLPVIEGTKENAEEGVRKGAYVISPAAGEQEGVLIATGSEVSLAIEAQTQLAEEGINVSVVSMPSQEIFDAQDEAYKESVLPKAITKRVAVEMGSSFGWAKYTGLNGAIVGIDRFGASGKGALIQEEYGFTPENVANAYKGLAD, from the coding sequence ATGTTTGACAACACGGATATTTTAGCAACAAACGCTATTCGTGCTTTAAGCACAGATATGGTGGATAAGGCGAATTCTGGACACCCAGGTTTACCTTTAGGTGCTGCACCAATGGCATATGCCCTATGGTCTAAACACCTGCGTCAAAACCCACAACACAGTAAGTGGACTAACCGCGACCGATTTGTATTATCGGCTGGACATGGTTCCGCAATGCTTTATAGCTTACTTCACTTATCAGGATTTGATGTATCTTTAGAAGATACGAAAAACTTCCGTCAATTCGCTTCGAAAACCCCTGGACATCCAGAGGTACACGTAACTGACGGTGTAGAAGCAACAACAGGTCCATTAGGTCAAGGTTTTGCTAATGCAGTAGGTATGGCAATGGCAGAAGCGCATGACGCTGCTGTTTACAATAAAGACGGTTTTAACGTTGTGGATCATTTTACTTACACCCTAGTTGGTGACGGTGACTTGATGGAAGGTGTGACGCAAGAAGCAGCATCTTTAGCTGGTCATTTAAAACTGAACAAATTAATCGCTTTATACGATTCAAACGACATTTCATTAGACGGTCCTACTTCTAAAGCCTTTACTGAAAATGTTGGTGATCGTTTCAAAGCTTACGGCTGGGAACACATTTTAGTGAAAGATGGTAACGACTTAGATGCCATTAACACTGCAATTGAACAAGCTAAAGCCAACACTGTCCAACCAACATTGATTGAAATTAAAACAATTATTGGTTTCGGTGCTGAAAAACAAGGTACATCTGGCGTTCACGGTGCACCGTTAGGCGCAGAGGGGTCTACTTTTGCTAAGCGAAAATTTGGTTGGACATATGATGCATTTGATATTCCACAAGAAGTTTATGACCGCTTCAATGAAGTCGTAGCTTCTCGTGGTCAATCTGAAGAAGAAGCTTGGAACAAGCTATTTGCTGACTATAAAGCAGCTTACCCAGACTTAGCGGCTCAATATGAACGTGCTTATGCAGGTAAATTACCTGAAGGTTGGGAAGCAAATATTCCTGTATACGAAGTTGGCCAAGCAGCAGCAAGTCGTAAAACCTCTCAAGCAGCTATTCAAGAAATTGGAAAAGCTTTACCAGAATTCTGGGGTGGGTCAGCTGACTTATCTTCATCTAACAACACAATGAACGATGCAGACGAAGAATTCCAAGCAGGTTCATACCAAGGCCGTAACATTTGGTATGGTGTGCGTGAATTTGCAATGGCTGCAGCTATGAACGGTATTGCTTTACACGGCGGTTCTAAAACATACGCAGGTACATTCTTCGTATTCTCTGACTACTTACGTCCAGCAGTTCGTTTAGCGGCAATCTCTAAATTACCAGTGACTTATGTATTTACGCATGACTCAATTGGTGTTGGTGAAGATGGTCCTACTCATGAACCAGTTGAACAATTAGCTTCATTCCGCGCAATGCACAACGTAAATGTTGTTCGTCCTGCAGACGGAAACGAAGTAGGTGTGGCTTGGAAATTAGCTTTAGAATCAGAAGAAACACCAACAATGTTAGTCTTAAGTCGTCAAGACTTACCGGTTATTGAAGGGACTAAAGAAAACGCTGAAGAAGGCGTTCGTAAAGGTGCTTACGTGATTTCACCAGCTGCTGGCGAACAAGAAGGTGTCTTAATCGCGACTGGTTCGGAAGTGAGCTTAGCGATTGAAGCGCAAACGCAATTAGCCGAAGAAGGCATCAACGTATCTGTTGTTTCTATGCCGTCTCAAGAAATCTTCGATGCACAAGACGAAGCTTATAAAGAGTCTGTATTGCCAAAAGCAATCACTAAACGTGTAGCTGTTGAAATGGGTTCTTCATTCGGATGGGCTAAATACACTGGCTTAAACGGTGCAATTGTTGGTATTGACCGCTTTGGTGCTTCAGGTAAAGGTGCTTTAATCCAAGAAGAATACGGCTTTACACCTGAAAATGTTGCCAATGCTTATAAGGGTCTAGCTGACTAA
- the fsa gene encoding fructose-6-phosphate aldolase — protein sequence MKFFLDTANIDEIKRINDLGLVDGVTTNPSLVAKEGRDFEEVIKDIAGTIDGPVSAEVTGLTYEEMVEEAHAIAKWADNVVVKIPMTEAGLKAVNTLSKEGIKTNVTLIFSVSQGLMAAKAGATYISPFIGRIDDLGQDGLKLIAELRGVLDIYGYEAEIIAASIRHIAHFEGSALAGAHIGTIPGSLFPKLWGHVLTDKGIEGFTADWEAYQNRDK from the coding sequence ATGAAATTTTTCTTAGATACTGCAAACATTGATGAAATTAAACGAATTAATGACTTAGGTTTAGTTGACGGTGTAACAACTAACCCATCTCTAGTGGCTAAAGAAGGACGCGATTTTGAAGAAGTAATTAAAGACATCGCTGGTACAATTGATGGTCCAGTTTCTGCTGAGGTTACTGGTTTAACTTACGAAGAAATGGTTGAAGAAGCACATGCAATCGCTAAATGGGCTGACAACGTTGTTGTTAAAATCCCTATGACCGAAGCTGGTTTGAAAGCTGTTAATACACTTTCTAAAGAAGGTATCAAAACTAACGTTACCTTAATTTTCTCAGTTTCTCAAGGTTTAATGGCGGCTAAAGCTGGTGCAACTTACATTTCACCATTTATCGGTCGTATCGATGACTTAGGTCAAGATGGCTTGAAATTAATTGCTGAATTACGTGGAGTATTGGATATCTACGGTTACGAAGCTGAAATTATTGCGGCATCTATCCGTCACATTGCCCACTTTGAAGGTTCTGCTTTAGCGGGTGCTCACATTGGTACTATCCCAGGTAGCCTATTCCCTAAATTATGGGGTCACGTCTTAACTGACAAAGGTATCGAAGGCTTTACAGCCGACTGGGAAGCTTACCAAAACCGCGACAAATAA
- a CDS encoding NUDIX hydrolase produces MDEVRRIFQTYEPRPLDVEKAYAVLIPLAKLDGEWHILFEHRANGISQAGDAAFPGGRVEAGEGFEQAAVRETTEELGVSPDKIDVVGGMDYIVMGKRIIGCYVGELAIESLDDLTLNKYEVDHVFTIPLRELKTMTPDVHYVAHHQQVADDFPFNLIPGGKQYNFSRSEQREILFYNIQGEHLWGMTAKLTARFVDILKGKHLAFKQDDKES; encoded by the coding sequence ATGGATGAGGTTAGACGTATCTTTCAAACCTACGAACCACGCCCTCTCGACGTTGAAAAAGCATATGCCGTCTTAATCCCTCTAGCCAAATTGGACGGGGAATGGCATATTTTATTCGAACACAGGGCAAACGGCATTTCCCAAGCTGGGGATGCCGCTTTTCCTGGTGGTCGGGTAGAAGCGGGCGAAGGGTTTGAGCAAGCCGCGGTCCGTGAAACGACGGAGGAGTTGGGGGTAAGCCCCGATAAGATCGACGTGGTTGGTGGAATGGATTATATTGTCATGGGCAAACGAATTATCGGTTGTTATGTGGGTGAATTAGCCATTGAAAGTTTGGATGATTTGACCCTCAACAAGTATGAAGTGGACCATGTTTTTACCATCCCTTTGCGTGAGTTGAAGACCATGACACCTGACGTCCATTATGTAGCCCACCACCAGCAAGTGGCGGATGATTTCCCCTTTAACCTAATTCCAGGTGGGAAACAATATAATTTTAGTCGATCTGAACAACGGGAAATTCTTTTTTACAATATTCAAGGGGAACATTTATGGGGAATGACTGCTAAATTAACTGCCCGTTTCGTGGATATACTGAAGGGTAAACATCTTGCATTTAAACAGGATGACAAGGAAAGCTAG
- a CDS encoding ECF transporter S component: protein MDHQKERTARLTVISLMLAILIIQTFVPGIGYIPIGPVQATIIHLTVIIGASLFGPQTGLILGASWGILRMIKAAIMPDIMSVVFLNPLVSVIPRMLVGFISGWIAVYLDGKVKDRTKFIITGVIGSIVNTVTVLGAIYLFSAEAYANALNIPTSALIATFLVTISGNGLLEAVTSGILTPILSLPLSKSLKRSGMND from the coding sequence ATGGATCATCAAAAAGAACGGACCGCCAGATTAACTGTGATTAGTTTGATGTTGGCGATTTTAATTATTCAAACTTTTGTTCCTGGAATAGGCTATATCCCGATTGGACCAGTCCAGGCAACAATTATTCATTTAACAGTTATTATCGGTGCTAGTTTATTTGGGCCACAAACAGGACTTATCCTCGGTGCTTCTTGGGGTATTTTGCGGATGATCAAGGCGGCCATTATGCCAGATATCATGTCAGTGGTATTCTTGAACCCTTTGGTATCCGTTATTCCGCGGATGCTAGTTGGCTTTATTTCAGGATGGATTGCTGTATACCTTGATGGTAAGGTGAAAGATAGAACAAAATTTATCATTACAGGTGTTATCGGCTCTATAGTGAATACAGTTACTGTTTTGGGTGCAATTTACCTATTTTCAGCAGAAGCTTATGCGAATGCGCTAAATATCCCAACATCTGCTTTAATTGCTACATTCTTAGTTACTATTAGTGGTAATGGGTTATTAGAAGCAGTCACTTCAGGGATTTTAACGCCTATTCTATCCTTACCTTTAAGTAAATCACTTAAAAGGTCCGGAATGAATGACTAA
- a CDS encoding acyl-CoA thioesterase — protein sequence MTQITCKRTKAVQSHRIMPNQTNFYKNLYGGQILYIMDNVASVSAGRLTPYGTMTANMDDIHFIAPLPEGDIAHVETYVTGAGKRSMEIFAKVIGEKHNGERYLAATAFLTYVVLKDYVDPNYHLPEVVAHTDEEVYLCNGYESRKSGHAQKRILTKELVSHLTVDLLD from the coding sequence ATGACACAAATAACTTGTAAACGAACAAAGGCAGTACAATCACATCGAATTATGCCTAACCAAACCAATTTTTATAAGAATTTATATGGTGGCCAAATATTATATATCATGGATAACGTGGCTTCTGTATCCGCAGGTCGGTTGACCCCATATGGCACAATGACTGCTAATATGGACGATATTCATTTCATAGCGCCTTTGCCAGAAGGCGATATTGCCCATGTTGAAACCTATGTAACGGGCGCAGGTAAACGTTCGATGGAAATTTTTGCCAAGGTCATTGGTGAGAAACATAACGGTGAGCGTTATCTAGCTGCAACGGCCTTTCTAACCTATGTAGTCTTGAAAGACTATGTAGACCCTAACTATCATTTACCGGAAGTTGTTGCACATACAGATGAAGAAGTATACTTGTGCAACGGTTATGAATCCCGAAAATCAGGTCACGCCCAAAAACGAATTTTAACGAAAGAATTGGTTAGTCATTTAACAGTTGACTTGCTTGATTAA